In one window of Primulina tabacum isolate GXHZ01 chromosome 8, ASM2559414v2, whole genome shotgun sequence DNA:
- the LOC142552982 gene encoding uncharacterized protein LOC142552982: MPSLSPLFKLLATLTLIPSLTLTASAARCHVDDEIGLLDFKSGIRADPSGMLSSWKKGTDCCTWLGVTCLSGQRVTAMSVAGQPNNATTTLSGTISPSLSKLQFLDGVYLTDLKNLSGPFPSFLFSLPKLLYVYIENNKLSGPIPHNISKLTQLDVLSLEGNRFSGPIPSSIGNLVRLTQLKLGGNLLTGTVPVSIQRLRNLTLLHLERNQLSGTIPDFFSGFSNLRSIRLSHNTFTGKIPESISVLAPFLRYLELGHNSLTGKIPDFLGKFHAMDTMDLSGNRFSGTVPKSFVNLTKIFNLDLSRNSLVDPFPDMQVKGIESLDLSHNQFHLKSIPQWVTASPIIFSLKLARCGLKINLDDWKPAETYFYDYIDLSQNEITGSPVKILNRTDYLLGFYASGNKLKFNLDSVRFVKTLKHLDLSHNLVFGKVPPAVSGLAKLNVSYNHLCGQLPRTKFPAESFVGNDCLCGSPLPKCK, from the coding sequence ATGCCTTCTCTTTCACCTCTCTTCAAATTATTGGCTACTCTAACTCTGATACCCAGCCTCACACTCACAGCCTCAGCAGCAAGATGCCACGTGGACGATGAGATCGGGTTGCTGGATTTCAAGTCGGGAATTCGGGCCGACCCGTCTGGTATGCTTTCCTCGTGGAAGAAAGGAACAGACTGCTGCACATGGTTAGGCGTCACCTGCCTCAGCGGCCAACGGGTCACGGCTATGTCCGTTGCTGGCCAACCCAACAATGCCACCACTACTTTATCTGGTACCATTTCGCCTTCACTTTCGAAACTACAGTTTCTGGATGGAGTCTATCTCACGGATCTTAAAAACTTAAGTGGCCCTTTCCCTTCTTTTCTGTTTAGCCTCCCAAAACTTCTGTATGTTTATATCGAAAACAATAAACTGTCGGGTCCTATACCTCACAACATTAGTAAATTGACCCAACTGGACGTGCTAAGCTTGGAAGGAAACCGATTCTCGGGGCCTATACCGAGTTCGATCGGTAATTTGGTTCGGTTGACGCAGCTGAAACTCGGTGGTAATCTTCTGACTGGCACGGTTCCTGTTAGCATTCAGCGGCTGAGGAACCTGACCCTACTACATTTGGAGCGGAACCAATTGTCTGGGACGATACCGGATTTCTTTTCGGGCTTTTCGAACCTCAGAAGTATAAGGCTTTCTCACAACACGTTCACTGGAAAAATCCCAGAAAGCATTTCTGTCTTAGCGCCATTTCTACGTTACCTTGAGCTCGGACACAACTCTCTGACGGGTAAAATCCCTGATTTTCTGGGAAAATTCCATGCCATGGACACAATGGATCTGTCTGGGAACCGATTCTCAGGGACTGTGCCCAAAAGTTTCGTTAATCTCACCAAGATCTTTAACTTGGACTTGTCCCGTAATTCTCTGGTGGACCCGTTTCCGGATATGCAGGTGAAAGGTATAGAGTCGTTGGATTTatctcataatcaattccaTTTGAAGAGCATTCCTCAATGGGTTACTGCCTCTCCTATAatattttctttgaagttagCAAGATGTGGGCTCAAGATTAATTTGGATGACTGGAAGCCTGCGGAGACTTACTTCTATGATTACATCGATCTTTCCCAGAACGAAATAACCGGAAGTCCAGTAAAGATTTTGAACAGGACTGATTACTTGCTGGGGTTCTATGCTTCTGGAAACAAGTTAAAATTTAACCTGGACAGTGTGAGATTTGTCAAGACCTTGAAGCACTTGGATTTGTCACACAATTTGGTGTTTGGGAAGGTGCCTCCCGCGGTTTCAGGGCTCGCAAAATTGAATGTTAGTTACAATCACTTGTGTGGTCAGCTACCGAGGACAAAGTTCCCGGCAGAATCGTTTGTCGGGAACGATTGCCTCTGTGGTTCTCCATTGCCCAAATGTAAATGA